The bacterium genomic interval TACTGCATTAAAAAAGATGGATATGGCAAAACCATTAAAATTTTAAAAGGAGATACTTATTGTCCTGCACAACCCCTTAAATATTCCATAAAAACAAAAGAAGATTTTGATTTGCTAAAAAAGCATCTTCTGCCGGAGCAGGATAGAATTACAAACGAATTGATAAAAACATATGCCCAATATAGAGGGAAAGAAGCATTTATCTGTGTAACTCCAGATGAACCCTGCTGGTTTGTCCTGGAACGCACAATGGGTATGGATAGGGGTTTGATTGAGATGTCTATATCGCCAGAGTTTGTCAGAGAAATTATGGATTACCAGACTGATTTCAGTCTCGAAATGATTAAGATAATGATCAAGGAAAATCTTAAACCTGACGCGGTTTGGTTGTATGGTGACCTTTGCTACAAAAACGGCATGTTGTTTTCTCCCTCAATGTATAGAGAACTTGTTATGCCATTTCATAAGAAGATAAAGGAGTTTTGCGTAGAAAATGATTTATATCTTATATACCACTGTGATGGCAACGTAAAAGAATTCATACCTTTGCTGATAGAGGTTGGGGTTGATTGCATTCAGCCGCTTGAAGCAAGAGCAGGAAATGATGTCAGAGAACTGAAAAAACTATATGGAAAAGACATAACTTTTTTTGGAAATATAAATATGGATATTCTGGCAAAAGGAAACAAAAAAGAGATAGAAAATGAAGTAGTTACTAAAATAGAGACTGCAAAGAAAGGTGGAGGATATATTTTTAACAGTGACCATTCAGTTCCTCCAACTGTAAGTTTTGAAGACTATTCTTTTGCAATAAAACTGGCAAGAAAACATGGAAATTACTAAAAACAAATCAGGAGGAGATATAAAATGACAGACAAAATCAATGTAGCGTTTGTAGGATGCGGGGGATTTGCCAAGGGAATGCATCTTCCCAATATGGCAAAGAATCAGAAGTATAAGCTTTATGCAGCATGTGATATTGTTGAGAAAGCTGCAGAAGAGGTATCTAAGCAGTATAACATGGAATACTTTACTACGGATTATGGGAAAATTCTTAATGATAAGGAGGTGAATCTAGTAGTTATTACCACACGGCATGACCAGCATGCGCCACTGACAATTAAAGCGGCCAATGCAGGAAAACACATTTTATGCGAGAAGCCGATGGGTTTGAATGCGAAAGAGTGTAAGGACATTGCATCTGCAGTAAAAGCTAATAATGTGAAATACACTGTGGGGTACAACAGAGGAATGGCGCCTCTTATTAGAAAAGCAAGGAATTTGCTTAAGGGAATAGATAAAAAGAAGCTTATATATCACCGTATTCAAGCGCCTTTTCCAGCGGACAACTGGACACATGACCCAGCAGTTGGTGGAGGAAGATTTGTAGGAGAAGGTTGTCATATATTTGATCTTCTCTGCGAACTGGTTGGAAAACCGCCTGTGAGTGTTTATGCAAGTGGGGGAACATTTCTTGATCCTGAAAAGGTAAAAATACCTGACAGCGGGATTATTACAATTACTTTTGAGGACGGCTCAGTAGGTACAACACTGATTGCTAGCGCCGGATGTAAATTGTTTCCCAAGGAAGCAACTGAAATATACTGCGATGGAAAGGCAATATATATTGATGAGTTTAAGGAGATGAAGTCTTATGGTTTTGAAAAAGAAGGAGAGGTGATTACATTAGAGAAAATAGACAAAGGGCAAATTGCAGAGATAGACGAACTGGCTGATTCTATTATTAATGATACAGAACCGCCGAATGGAATTGTTAATGCAGCAAGAGCCGCTGTAATAAGCTTCTATGTAAATGAGTCGATAAAGACCGGGAAAGTAATCTCGATTTCTGAGGAAGATTATATTTTTAAAAGCTGATAAAAAAAAATTAAAGGAGGAAACGATGGTTAAAATAGGTTGTGTAAACATAGATATATCTCATCCAAACGCTTTTGCAAGAAAGATGGCGAAAATGGAACCTAAGAGAGGAAAATATGTTGCGATATATAATGATGGATTTCGTACGGACGAAGAAGTGGATGGATTTATTAAAGATAATGAACTTGAGAAAAGATGCAAGACAATAGAAGAGCTTGTTGATATGGTAGATATTGGTTTTGTGCATGACTGTAATTGGGATAAGCATCTTAAACATGCCATGCCCTTTATAAAAGCAGGAAAACCTGTTTTTATTGATAAGCCGATATGCGGGAATCTTACCGATTGCAATAAACTTGAGAAACTTGTAAATGATGGAGCAAAGATACTTGGAAGCTCATCCGTGCGATATGCAAATGAATTCATAGAAATTAAAAAACAACTTGCAGAAAATAACGAAGAAATCATATCAGTCTATGGGACAGCAGGTGTTGATGAGTTTAACTATGGTGTCCATATTATGGAAGGAATACATGGGCTTTTGGGTTCAGGTGTTCATTCAGTGAAATATATAGGCACTGCTAACTCTGAAAAACCGGTTGAACAATATTATGTAACATGGAAGAACGGTGTAAAGGTTATATATCAGCTTCAAACCGGCGTATGGCAGCCATTTGATGTTGTTATAACTACAAATAAGGCTATTCATCACTTTAGAGTTGATACAACACAGATTTACGATGCTGTTCTCAAACGCATATTTGATTACATGGAAAAAGGAATTGAAATGGCACCTATTACAGATCTTACTGAAACAATAAAGATATATCTTGCAGGAAAAGCGTCAAGAGAGCAAGAAGGAGCAGAGATAAAACTTGAGGATTTAACACTTGAGGATAAGGGATATG includes:
- a CDS encoding Gfo/Idh/MocA family oxidoreductase, with product MTDKINVAFVGCGGFAKGMHLPNMAKNQKYKLYAACDIVEKAAEEVSKQYNMEYFTTDYGKILNDKEVNLVVITTRHDQHAPLTIKAANAGKHILCEKPMGLNAKECKDIASAVKANNVKYTVGYNRGMAPLIRKARNLLKGIDKKKLIYHRIQAPFPADNWTHDPAVGGGRFVGEGCHIFDLLCELVGKPPVSVYASGGTFLDPEKVKIPDSGIITITFEDGSVGTTLIASAGCKLFPKEATEIYCDGKAIYIDEFKEMKSYGFEKEGEVITLEKIDKGQIAEIDELADSIINDTEPPNGIVNAARAAVISFYVNESIKTGKVISISEEDYIFKS
- a CDS encoding Gfo/Idh/MocA family oxidoreductase encodes the protein MVKIGCVNIDISHPNAFARKMAKMEPKRGKYVAIYNDGFRTDEEVDGFIKDNELEKRCKTIEELVDMVDIGFVHDCNWDKHLKHAMPFIKAGKPVFIDKPICGNLTDCNKLEKLVNDGAKILGSSSVRYANEFIEIKKQLAENNEEIISVYGTAGVDEFNYGVHIMEGIHGLLGSGVHSVKYIGTANSEKPVEQYYVTWKNGVKVIYQLQTGVWQPFDVVITTNKAIHHFRVDTTQIYDAVLKRIFDYMEKGIEMAPITDLTETIKIYLAGKASREQEGAEIKLEDLTLEDKGYDGYSFEKQYALTARSKK